One Capsicum annuum cultivar UCD-10X-F1 chromosome 2, UCD10Xv1.1, whole genome shotgun sequence genomic window carries:
- the LOC107860089 gene encoding nuclear transcription factor Y subunit C-3 isoform X26: MDFNSSSMELPKSSSALSSDMQRPVHMQKSMPSDKKIQQDEDERDPRFMLKEELSCFWKRQKEEILHSDLKRKHELPISRIRRAMKSNDQVKMVSAHSTVLLAKAIEMFILELTRRAWMQSEQEKRRTLKRCDIARAIRNEELFDFLSDIVPLQNYKVHAEANDGQGNEFRPTHQLVQPNNIPVKEAANGGQGNEFHPVYQMVQPNNIPASFTSTQGIPAPLMSPPLFNFSPEDEFIIDGFLMDYKEGL, from the exons ATGGATTTCAATAGTTCGTCCATGGAACTTCCAAAATCCTCATCAGCACTATCTTCAGATATGCAAAGACCGGTTCATATGCAGAAATCCATGCCGAGTGACAAGAAAATTCAGCAG GACGAAGATGAAAGGGATCCAAGGTTTATGCTAAAAGAAGAACTCTCCTGTTTCTGGAAGCGACAAaaggaagaaattttgcattCAG ATCTAAAGAGAAAACATGAGCTGCCCATCTCAAGGATCAGACGGGCAATGAAGTCAAATGATCAAGTAAAG ATGGTTAGTGCACATTCTACTGTTTTGCTTGCCAAAGCAATTGAGATGTTCATTCTCGAGCTCACTCGACGTGCATGGATGCAATCTGAACAAGAAAAACGTCGAACTCTGAAGCGCTGTGACATTGCTAGGGCCATAAGGAATGAAGAACTTTTCGATTTCCTCAGTGACATCGTTCCACTCCAGAACTACAAG GTGCACGCGGAGGCAAATGATGGCCAAGGAAATGAATTTCGCCCAACTCATCAATTGGTTCAACCTAATAACATTCCA GTAAAAGAGGCGGCAAATGGTGGCCAAGGAAATGAATTTCACCCGGTGTATCAAATGGTTCAGCCTAATAACATTCCA GCCTCCTTCACCAGCACCCAAGGAATTCCAGCGCCTCTCATGTCACCACCTCTATTTAATTTTTCTCCTGAAGATGAGTTCATCATTGATGGATTCTTAATGGACTATAAGGAGGGACTTTAA
- the LOC107860089 gene encoding nuclear transcription factor Y subunit C-3 isoform X13 produces MDFNSSSMELPKSSSALSSDMQRPVHMQKSMPSDKKIQQDEDERDPRFMLKEELSCFWKRQKEEILHSDLKRKHELPISRIRRAMKSNDQVKMVSAHSTVLLAKAIEMFILELTRRAWMQSEQEKRRTLKRCDIARAIRNEELFDFLSDIVPLQNYKVQEAANDVQGNELHPAHQMVKPNNNSLQSHFQVHAEANDGQGNEFRPTHQLVQPNNIPPQYQFQVKEAANGGQGNEFHPVYQMVQPNNIPASFTSTQGIPAPLMSPPLFNFSPEDEFIIDGFLMDYKEGL; encoded by the exons ATGGATTTCAATAGTTCGTCCATGGAACTTCCAAAATCCTCATCAGCACTATCTTCAGATATGCAAAGACCGGTTCATATGCAGAAATCCATGCCGAGTGACAAGAAAATTCAGCAG GACGAAGATGAAAGGGATCCAAGGTTTATGCTAAAAGAAGAACTCTCCTGTTTCTGGAAGCGACAAaaggaagaaattttgcattCAG ATCTAAAGAGAAAACATGAGCTGCCCATCTCAAGGATCAGACGGGCAATGAAGTCAAATGATCAAGTAAAG ATGGTTAGTGCACATTCTACTGTTTTGCTTGCCAAAGCAATTGAGATGTTCATTCTCGAGCTCACTCGACGTGCATGGATGCAATCTGAACAAGAAAAACGTCGAACTCTGAAGCGCTGTGACATTGCTAGGGCCATAAGGAATGAAGAACTTTTCGATTTCCTCAGTGACATCGTTCCACTCCAGAACTACAAG GTGCAAGAGGCGGCAAATGATGTCCAAGGAAATGAACTTCACCCAGCTCATCAAATGGTTAAACCTAATAATAATTCA CTACAATCCCATTTTCAGGTGCACGCGGAGGCAAATGATGGCCAAGGAAATGAATTTCGCCCAACTCATCAATTGGTTCAACCTAATAACATTCCA CCACAGTACCAATTTCAGGTAAAAGAGGCGGCAAATGGTGGCCAAGGAAATGAATTTCACCCGGTGTATCAAATGGTTCAGCCTAATAACATTCCA GCCTCCTTCACCAGCACCCAAGGAATTCCAGCGCCTCTCATGTCACCACCTCTATTTAATTTTTCTCCTGAAGATGAGTTCATCATTGATGGATTCTTAATGGACTATAAGGAGGGACTTTAA
- the LOC107860089 gene encoding nuclear transcription factor Y subunit C-10 isoform X3 encodes MDFNSSSMELPKSSSALSSDMQRPVHMQKSMPSDKKIQQDEDERDPRFMLKEELSCFWKRQKEEILHSDLKRKHELPISRIRRAMKSNDQVKMVSAHSTVLLAKAIEMFILELTRRAWMQSEQEKRRTLKRCDIARAIRNEELFDFLSDIVPLQNYKVQEAANDVQGNELHPAHQMVKPNNNSLQSHFQVHAEANDGQGNEFRPTHQLVQPNNIPVQQQTNDGQGNMFDPAHQFVQPNNIPPQYQFQVKEAANGGQGNEFHPVYQMVQPNNIPASFTSTQGIPAPLMSPPLFNFSPEDEFIIDGFLMDYKEGL; translated from the exons ATGGATTTCAATAGTTCGTCCATGGAACTTCCAAAATCCTCATCAGCACTATCTTCAGATATGCAAAGACCGGTTCATATGCAGAAATCCATGCCGAGTGACAAGAAAATTCAGCAG GACGAAGATGAAAGGGATCCAAGGTTTATGCTAAAAGAAGAACTCTCCTGTTTCTGGAAGCGACAAaaggaagaaattttgcattCAG ATCTAAAGAGAAAACATGAGCTGCCCATCTCAAGGATCAGACGGGCAATGAAGTCAAATGATCAAGTAAAG ATGGTTAGTGCACATTCTACTGTTTTGCTTGCCAAAGCAATTGAGATGTTCATTCTCGAGCTCACTCGACGTGCATGGATGCAATCTGAACAAGAAAAACGTCGAACTCTGAAGCGCTGTGACATTGCTAGGGCCATAAGGAATGAAGAACTTTTCGATTTCCTCAGTGACATCGTTCCACTCCAGAACTACAAG GTGCAAGAGGCGGCAAATGATGTCCAAGGAAATGAACTTCACCCAGCTCATCAAATGGTTAAACCTAATAATAATTCA CTACAATCCCATTTTCAGGTGCACGCGGAGGCAAATGATGGCCAAGGAAATGAATTTCGCCCAACTCATCAATTGGTTCAACCTAATAACATTCCA GTGCAACAGCAGACAAATGATGGGCAAGGAAATATGTTTGACCCAGCTCATCAATTTGTCCAACCTAATAACATTCCA CCACAGTACCAATTTCAGGTAAAAGAGGCGGCAAATGGTGGCCAAGGAAATGAATTTCACCCGGTGTATCAAATGGTTCAGCCTAATAACATTCCA GCCTCCTTCACCAGCACCCAAGGAATTCCAGCGCCTCTCATGTCACCACCTCTATTTAATTTTTCTCCTGAAGATGAGTTCATCATTGATGGATTCTTAATGGACTATAAGGAGGGACTTTAA
- the LOC107860089 gene encoding nuclear transcription factor Y subunit C-3 isoform X15: MDFNSSSMELPKSSSALSSDMQRPVHMQKSMPSDKKIQQDEDERDPRFMLKEELSCFWKRQKEEILHSDLKRKHELPISRIRRAMKSNDQVKMVSAHSTVLLAKAIEMFILELTRRAWMQSEQEKRRTLKRCDIARAIRNEELFDFLSDIVPLQNYKVQEAANDVQGNELHPAHQMVKPNNNSLQSHFQVHAEANDGQGNEFRPTHQLVQPNNIPYQFQVKEAANGGQGNEFHPVYQMVQPNNIPASFTSTQGIPAPLMSPPLFNFSPEDEFIIDGFLMDYKEGL, encoded by the exons ATGGATTTCAATAGTTCGTCCATGGAACTTCCAAAATCCTCATCAGCACTATCTTCAGATATGCAAAGACCGGTTCATATGCAGAAATCCATGCCGAGTGACAAGAAAATTCAGCAG GACGAAGATGAAAGGGATCCAAGGTTTATGCTAAAAGAAGAACTCTCCTGTTTCTGGAAGCGACAAaaggaagaaattttgcattCAG ATCTAAAGAGAAAACATGAGCTGCCCATCTCAAGGATCAGACGGGCAATGAAGTCAAATGATCAAGTAAAG ATGGTTAGTGCACATTCTACTGTTTTGCTTGCCAAAGCAATTGAGATGTTCATTCTCGAGCTCACTCGACGTGCATGGATGCAATCTGAACAAGAAAAACGTCGAACTCTGAAGCGCTGTGACATTGCTAGGGCCATAAGGAATGAAGAACTTTTCGATTTCCTCAGTGACATCGTTCCACTCCAGAACTACAAG GTGCAAGAGGCGGCAAATGATGTCCAAGGAAATGAACTTCACCCAGCTCATCAAATGGTTAAACCTAATAATAATTCA CTACAATCCCATTTTCAGGTGCACGCGGAGGCAAATGATGGCCAAGGAAATGAATTTCGCCCAACTCATCAATTGGTTCAACCTAATAACATTCCA TACCAATTTCAGGTAAAAGAGGCGGCAAATGGTGGCCAAGGAAATGAATTTCACCCGGTGTATCAAATGGTTCAGCCTAATAACATTCCA GCCTCCTTCACCAGCACCCAAGGAATTCCAGCGCCTCTCATGTCACCACCTCTATTTAATTTTTCTCCTGAAGATGAGTTCATCATTGATGGATTCTTAATGGACTATAAGGAGGGACTTTAA